From Saccharibacillus brassicae:
GGACCAGAATAGCCGCGAATTCGGCGCGCGTGACCGCGCCTTCCGGATTGAAGCGATCTTCGCCGACTCCGTTGACGACGAGGCGCGAAGCCATGTCATTTACGGCGCTTTGCGACCATTTGCCGGCCACGTCCGCGAATTGTTCCGGATTCCAGATCAGCACGTAGCTGCTGTTCGTCAGGCTGTTGACTTCGGCATAATACGTGCCGCCCGTCTGAGTAACGGCTGTCGGTACATGGCGAACCGTACCGTTCGGTTCGATGACGACGCCGGTCGTGATCCGATTCGGATCGATGCCGGCCGGAATCGGAATCTCGCGCTCCACGTACTGCGTGAAATTGTTGACTTCAACGTTTCGCTCGCCGTTCGAAGCGGTGATCATGAAGTCGAGCGGCGTCGACACGGAAGTGAATCCTTCGCTGGCCGCTGCCTGCGAAAGCGCATTTTGCACGTCTGCGCCGCTGGCCTGGATCGTGATATTCACGTCCAGATCGGCGGAATCCGCCGGCGTGCCGAGCGTGCCTGCGGCCGCGCTCAGACGGAGCTGCGAAGAAGGCAGCGTGTAGTTGCCGAGTGGCGTTTCGAGGCGCAGCGTCGCCTGATTGCTGCCCAGCAGGTTGACCGCTTCGCCGGTCAGCGTCGCGATGACGCGATCCGCTTGCGTGCGGACCGGAATGATCACGCTCTGGTTGGCACCGCCGCTCGTCAGCTGCGCCGCCAGGCGAGCCGTGTCGATCGTCGCGGTGAAGACCGTCTGGCCGTTCGACTGGGACGTGCCGCCCGTCGCGACGATCGTCGTCGGCTGACCGTTCACGATGACTTCCAGGCCGTCGGCCGGAGTCGTCGGCGTCGTTGGTGCCGGCGTCGTTGGCGTTGGTGTCGGTGTCGGCGTGAAATCGGGGATCGGGATGACCGGACCCGGTCCCGGATCGACCGCAGCCGCTTGGCGCGTCACCGTAATCTTGTACGTCCGCGTCGTTTCGCCGCCTGCGTTCACGACGACGTCGATCTCGTTCGCTCCGACCGTCAGAGGCACGATACGGGCGCTGCCTTCTTCGATCGCGCTGCCCCGGACCGTGACGACGGCTTCGGGATCGATCGCACTCGCCGCCACTTCCAGATTGTACACGTCGTTCGTCACGGTAGCCGTATAATCGGTCCGCTCGGGATCAAACGCGGGAGCAAGCGTTCCCGGATCGATCGCCAGATTGGCCAACCGCGCATTCGGTTCGCGGGCCGCGCGGTGTACGACGACCGTATAGACTTGTTGGTTCTGCACGGCAAGAACGTTCGCTTCGCCTGACTTCATCCGCGCGGGAGGCAGGCTGTCGTTGGTGACGACGATGCGAATGTCGTTCGGGCCTTCCTGAAGCTGCGCCGTGTAGACGCTGCCGCTGACCGTCTGTTGTCCGTTCACCGTAATAACGGCTCTCTCGCTTTCGGCGGTAGGCCTGATTTCGATTTTGTTCGTATCAGGGGTGACATAAACGTTGTATTCGTTCACGTCACGCTTGAAGACCGGCCGCAGCTCGCCTGCGTCGACTTCAAGATTTTGCAGATAGGCGCTCGGCTCCCGGAACACGTAGATGAAATAGATTTTGGGATTCGGAACGTTGGTGAAAGGAGAAGTTACTTTTATTGCGATCTGATTTTCTCCTTCTCGCAGCGGAATCTCGGAAGAAACCCCGGAAGCCGCCTGTACTTCCGGCCCGTCGTTAATCGTTAAGCGAATATCGGACTCTGTATTCACTGCTGTTGGAGTTATACGAACCGTATCGACTTCACTATTCACTTCCGCACGATAATTCATGCGCGTGTTAGAAAATGCAGGATATAACATGCCTTTGTCCATAGTCAAAGCGCTCAATCCCGAATCGTCTTTTTGTTGAATATTCACGGTGTATACTTGCGGAGATGCGGATGGATCTTGGGGGGTCACTTTAATCGAGACGGCAGTCACTTGTCCGGGTCCGTTTAAAGCGACAGGAAAAGCTTGTCCGCTCGTTGCTTTGAACCCGTTGATCTCAAGAGCTGCACCTTCGTAATTCGTTCGCGCTGTGACGGTTACGCTGGTTGCGCGGCTTTCAGCAGAGGCTAAGTAAGAAAAACGATCCGAAGCAAAGGCTCCGTCCGTTAAAGTCGCTCCTGAAAGTTCCAGCGATAAGAGAGTATTGTCGGTCGACGGTTTTACGCCTTTGACGAATAGACTCCCGTTGTTACCTACCGCTACGGCATTCGTGCTATTTATGGCGACGGCATTCAAAAGATTAAAGCTGTTGATTTCTTCCGTAACCCAGCCGTTATTACCAATTCTTCCGTAAGCCAGGCCCTGCTCATTCAGCCCTCTTCCAATCAAGGTGAGTTCATCCAACGTGCTATCGTAGTCCGCATCCCTGAAATGATAAAATTGGGAATCCGGTCCGACTTCCTCCGAAGTCCAATTTAGTCCGTTAGCAGCAAAATAAATTCTGTTGGAATTCGCGCTTGTGGCTGCGAACTGGTCGTCCGTAAAAATGAGAGAGGATACCCTTTCCGGAAATTCCGTCGTATCCGTAAACGGTTCTCCGTAAACCGACTCAAATACCGTAGTCAGTTCACCCGGTTGTTGATCCGAGATGGCAAGGAAACGTCCGTTTCCGTAAGCAATGTCTGTCAATCCCCAATTCGAAGAAAGAAATCCGGCATTCCAATTCAGTCCGTTAGCGGAAGTGAAATACTCTTCTCCTTCTCCAACCGCTACGTAAAGAGGACCACCGCCTTCATTTTTCCCTAAGCTTATGGCACGTAAAGCTGGACCGTTATTGCTTTGGTGTCTGTTGATCCAAGCTTGTCCATCTGTCGAAGTATAGATGATTCCCGACTCTCCGACCGCAATCCATATTCCATTCAAATACTGAATGCCGTAAAAACTCCTTCCCTCCAACGCTCCTTGCCCGTTTTCAATGCCTTGCACACGTTCCCATCTAACAGCGTCTGTCGATCTGATTACCGTACCGTTCTGACCTACAGCTACCCATACGCCATTTCCGTAATCGACATCTTCAAGCATCCCGTACTGACTATTGGAATAATTCACCCAAGATTGCCCCAACTGCGCCGACGCACGATTAACCCCGACCGGCCATGCTGCCGACGAGGCAATTAGCACCAAACCCAACACAATCATAAAAGCACGACGAAGCCATGACGCTTGGTTGTTCTTTGCCATCCGCCCACTTCCCCTTCCAGCGTTAATTTTCCATTCTCTATTTATTTTATCCATTAAAAACATATTTCTAACATAAAAATGTATAAAGAACAAAAAAAGGACCTCGCGGTCCTTTCTTCTCAACACCGGCTTTTCATCTGCTCCCGATATTCCGACGGCGTGCTGCCTATTTTTTTGCGGAACACCTGGGAAAAATGGCGCACGTCGGGGTAGCCGACCCGTTCGGCGATATCGCCGACCTTCAACTCGGATTCGCCGAGCATCTCCATTGCGCGATCCAGGCGAATCTGCGTGACGTAATCTTTGAAGCCCTGCCCGGTCTTCTGCTTGAACAGCTGGCTGAAGTAAGCCGCGTTCAGGTAGACGACGGAAGCGACTTTTTCCAGCGACAGTTCCGACGCGTAGCGCGCTTTGATGTACTGCAGCGCGACTTCGACAGCCTGTTCGCCGCCGCTCGCGTAATGGTCGTACACCTGATATTCGGACGTCTCGCGCATAAGGCGCACTTCGTCCGGCACCCGCGAAGGATCTTCGATCCGGCCGGAAGCGAGCAGCTGGAACGGCTTTTTGAGATAGCGCTTGAGGCAGCCGCGCAGTTCTTCGTTCAGCGCGGAGAGGCTGCTTCGCTCCAGCTTGACGAGGCCGAGCAGGCTTTTGGCGTCGATGCTCGCGACGAAGCCCCGGCCGAACGAGCCGATCAGTTCGTTCATCACGTTTTCCACAATAAAATGTTCCAGTTTGGTGTCCGCGTCGCTCTCCACATGGACCATCAGCAGATGGAAAT
This genomic window contains:
- a CDS encoding cadherin-like beta sandwich domain-containing protein is translated as MFLMDKINREWKINAGRGSGRMAKNNQASWLRRAFMIVLGLVLIASSAAWPVGVNRASAQLGQSWVNYSNSQYGMLEDVDYGNGVWVAVGQNGTVIRSTDAVRWERVQGIENGQGALEGRSFYGIQYLNGIWIAVGESGIIYTSTDGQAWINRHQSNNGPALRAISLGKNEGGGPLYVAVGEGEEYFTSANGLNWNAGFLSSNWGLTDIAYGNGRFLAISDQQPGELTTVFESVYGEPFTDTTEFPERVSSLIFTDDQFAATSANSNRIYFAANGLNWTSEEVGPDSQFYHFRDADYDSTLDELTLIGRGLNEQGLAYGRIGNNGWVTEEINSFNLLNAVAINSTNAVAVGNNGSLFVKGVKPSTDNTLLSLELSGATLTDGAFASDRFSYLASAESRATSVTVTARTNYEGAALEINGFKATSGQAFPVALNGPGQVTAVSIKVTPQDPSASPQVYTVNIQQKDDSGLSALTMDKGMLYPAFSNTRMNYRAEVNSEVDTVRITPTAVNTESDIRLTINDGPEVQAASGVSSEIPLREGENQIAIKVTSPFTNVPNPKIYFIYVFREPSAYLQNLEVDAGELRPVFKRDVNEYNVYVTPDTNKIEIRPTAESERAVITVNGQQTVSGSVYTAQLQEGPNDIRIVVTNDSLPPARMKSGEANVLAVQNQQVYTVVVHRAAREPNARLANLAIDPGTLAPAFDPERTDYTATVTNDVYNLEVAASAIDPEAVVTVRGSAIEEGSARIVPLTVGANEIDVVVNAGGETTRTYKITVTRQAAAVDPGPGPVIPIPDFTPTPTPTPTTPAPTTPTTPADGLEVIVNGQPTTIVATGGTSQSNGQTVFTATIDTARLAAQLTSGGANQSVIIPVRTQADRVIATLTGEAVNLLGSNQATLRLETPLGNYTLPSSQLRLSAAAGTLGTPADSADLDVNITIQASGADVQNALSQAAASEGFTSVSTPLDFMITASNGERNVEVNNFTQYVEREIPIPAGIDPNRITTGVVIEPNGTVRHVPTAVTQTGGTYYAEVNSLTNSSYVLIWNPEQFADVAGKWSQSAVNDMASRLVVNGVGEDRFNPEGAVTRAEFAAILVRALGLPGTLQTAGFSDVASGQWYAEAAATADQYGLIAGYPDGTFRPNATITRQEAFTVLNRAAQIAPLRLPGTGSELGSYRDRADVADWATDAAESLLAAGLVEGSGGWLRPEATLSRAESAAVAQRLLRQASLIDQ
- a CDS encoding response regulator transcription factor, producing MNILVVDDEPIIRSGIQRTIQRTFPQHKVILAEGPIDAVERLKSDLIDLVLTDVLMPGMNGLELMEVSRTLHPDAKWVVISAYSEFEYAKKAVRLGARDYLLKPIGKDILVELIKKMGDEIEESNVRAKESQLLKQNLRFLREAVFARWASGLDLGGIDLASFTEAYPDFHLLMVHVESDADTKLEHFIVENVMNELIGSFGRGFVASIDAKSLLGLVKLERSSLSALNEELRGCLKRYLKKPFQLLASGRIEDPSRVPDEVRLMRETSEYQVYDHYASGGEQAVEVALQYIKARYASELSLEKVASVVYLNAAYFSQLFKQKTGQGFKDYVTQIRLDRAMEMLGESELKVGDIAERVGYPDVRHFSQVFRKKIGSTPSEYREQMKSRC